The window CGACGTCTGCGTGTTCGCCCTGGACGAGACGGAGATCAGGCTGGAGTCCGACAGCCTCTACGGATGGGGTCCCAAGGGCCAGCCCCTCTACGCAGAGGCAAACGGGGACCACAAGGGAGTCAACGTCATAGGCGTTACAGAGATACTGAAGGATTACAGGCCGTACTACTCCGTGCATCCGTCGAGCGAAGGCATGAAGTCGCACCATGTAGGCCGGTTTGTCGACAAGCTGATGCGCATAAACCCCGACAAAGAGGTTTGGGCGATCCTGGACAACTACCGGCCCCACAGATCCATAGCAGCTGAGTACGAGAAGAAATACCAGGGCAGGCTTCATTTAATCTTCCTGCCCCCGTATTCGCCAGAACTGAACCCGCAG is drawn from Bacillota bacterium and contains these coding sequences:
- a CDS encoding transposase, whose product is MDDPSQGDDVCVFALDETEIRLESDSLYGWGPKGQPLYAEANGDHKGVNVIGVTEILKDYRPYYSVHPSSEGMKSHHVGRFVDKLMRINPDKEVWAILDNYRPHRSIAAEYEKKYQGRLHLIFLPPYSPELNPQENIWAWLKTTAPEAVRIRPTKNYPRGYVSSTCTPRTPRAR